One genomic region from Gossypium hirsutum isolate 1008001.06 chromosome D13, Gossypium_hirsutum_v2.1, whole genome shotgun sequence encodes:
- the LOC107919093 gene encoding codeine O-demethylase, translated as MGSSSSYTEDDFSTSAFDPSTFSVQELVKLAAPDFSIPQPFVRINQQPPSLSVTTPLPPTIDMSRLLLEDDHQNLELHKLHSTCQDWGIFQLVNHGVSSSLLEKLKHEVEEFYRLPLEEKLKYKIGERGWEGYGRKMRADGKYDWVDTLNIITNPLHRRSPHVFPQLPPPLRSTMECYLSEIQKLATKLIGFMGKALKIKEKEIMELFDDGLQAVKMAYYPPCPHPESVMGLIPHSDMTLLTIVRQLNGVDGLEIKKNGLWFPFNVNPDAFVVNVGDIFQIFSNGVYHSVEHKVTCNKERERITVTFNLSPNFEAEVGPSLSLINAENPPLFRRVGMEDYFKQFFTIKIYGKKYLDYMRIQPSENGD; from the exons ATGGGATCATCATCATCATACACTGAAGATGATTTCAGCACCTCTGCCTTCGATCCTTCAACATTTAGCGTCCAGGAACTTGTTAAATTAGCAGCACCGGATTTCTCAATCCCACAACCATTTGTTCGTATAAACCAACAACCTCCTTCCTTGTCTGTCACCACTCCTTTGCCACCAACCATCGACATGTCTCGTTTGCTTTTGGAAGATGACCACCAGAACCTTGAGCTCCACAAGTTGCACTCTACTTGCCAAGACTGGGGCATCTTTCAG TTGGTGAACCATGGGGTTAGCTCATCACTGCTGGAGAAACTGAAGCACGAAGTGGAGGAATTTTATAGGCTGCCATTGGAAGAGAAACTGAAATACAAAATAGGGGAAAGAGGGTGGGAAGGGTATGGAAGGAAGATGAGAGCAGATGGCAAATATGATTGGGTTGACACTTTGAATATTATCACTAACCCACTCCATAGGCGCAGCCCTCATGTCTTCCCACAACTCCCTCCTCCTTTAAG AAGTACGATGGAGTGTTACTTATCGGAAATCCAAAAGCTTGCCACAAAACTTATTGGTTTCATGGGAAAAGcattgaaaattaaagaaaaggagaTTATGGAGTTGTTTGATGATGGGTTGCAAGCGGTGAAGATGGCATATTATCCTCCATGCCCACATCCAGAGTCGGTGATGGGTCTTATTCCACACTCTGATATGACTCTCCTCACTATCGTACGCCAACTTAATGGAGTGGATGGCCTTGAGATTAAAAAAAATGGCCTTTGGTTCCCTTTCAACGTCAACCCAGATGCTTTTGTGGTAAATGTTGGAGACATTTTCCAg ATATTTAGCAACGGGGTTTATCACAGCGTTGAACACAAGGTTACTTGCAATAAAGAGAGAGAAAGAATAACAGTTACCTTCAACTTGAGTCCTAACTTTGAGGCGGAGGTAGGGCCTTCATTGAGTCTTATAAATGCAGAAAACCCTCCATTGTTCAGAAGGGTGGGAATGGAGGACTACTTCAAACAGTTCTTCACCATCAAGATCTATGGAAAAAAATATTTGGATTATATGAGGATTCAACCTTCTGAGAATGGCGACTGA
- the LOC107919091 gene encoding uncharacterized protein isoform X3, with product MEDIVLYKQGWKWLKSQKHVYSKAKTAVGCCRDKMGLLIEKHWPMVCSAFLNLWKFSRLLLVYWKDCLVRGFQSCSRLGSASLLVIMWSCFLSLTSMSCLLYLLLSMGAAGAAIQNLGYTPGLFIVGLFSILILWMYANFWMTGTLFIVGGYMFSLSHARLIVLIATTYSIYFVKDRVGWLGVFLSINLAFLSNDVLNYLVQRFDNVSETAHYEEPKESKPVMEDDLSGECEYSNPSIDSEKVQPCKSSSKSATTSVINQKEVSAKRVVKEETSSADEMTRILNCTDHYQALGIPRRTKIDTAVLKKEYKKKAMLVHPDKNMGSPLASESFKKLQCAYEVLSDSVKKRDYDEQLRKEESRTRSVCQESHSSSRQCLPLAVTIECFMLLCSPVQTIALKNQGVYSALSVVIHIYGYAQIGTRPRLDGARIAVNIIKPRMEMGGLSTKVPWCLIGLERWKYHVLLFVPRARSLMFQNGLFVREWHVDQTPIDLASM from the exons ATGGAGGATATAGTGCTGTATAAGCAAGGTTGGAAATGGTTAAAATCTCAGAAGCATGTTTATTCCAAGGCGAAAACAGCTGTTGGTTGTTGTAGAGATAAAATGGGGTTGTTAATTGAGAAGCATTGGCCTATGGTTTGTAGTGCATTTCTTAATCTCTGGAAGTTCTCAAGGTTGCTTTTGGTTTATTGGAAAGATTGTTTGGTGAGAGGGTTTCAGTCATGTAGCAGATTGGGTTCAGCTTCCTTGCTTGTTATAATGTGGAGTTGTTTCCTCAGCTTGACTTCCATGTCTTGCTTACTCTATCTACTTCTAAGTATG GGAGCTGCTGGAGCTGCCATTCAGAACTTAGGTTACACTCCCGGACTCTTTATTGTAGGATTGTTCAGCATTTTGATACTATGGATGTATGCTAACTTTTGGATGACGGGAACACTGTTTATAGTTGGAG GTTATATGTTCTCCTTAAGCCATGCACGGTTGATAGTCTTGATAGCAACTACATACTCTATTTACTTTGTCAAAGATCGAGTTGGTTGGCTTGGTGTTTTCCTATCAATAAACCTTGCATTTCTCTCGAACGATGTATTGAATTATTTGGTCCAACGTTTTGATAATGTGAGTGAAACCGCACATTATGAAGAGCCAAAGGAATCCAAACCAGTTATGGAAGATGATTTGTCTGGGGAATGTGAATACTCAAATCCTAGTATTGACTCTGAGAAGGTGCAGCCATGCAAGTCATCTAGCAAGTCTGCTACTACATCTGTTATTAACCAAAAAGAGGTTTCTGCAAAAAGAGTGGTCAAGGAAGAAACGAGTTCAGCTGATGAAATGACAAGAATATTGAATTGCACTGATCATTATCAAGCACTGGGGATTCCTCGTCGTACAAAAATTGACACTGCAGTCTTGAAAAAGGAATATAAAAAGAAG GCAATGCTTGTACATCCTGATAAAAATATGGGGAGTCCTTTAGCTAGTGAATCATTTAAGAAACTTCAATGTGCTTACGAG GTTCTTTCTGATTCCGTGAAAAAGAGGGACTATGATGAGCAATTAAGAAAGGAGGAATCCAGGACTCGGAGTGTCTGTCAAGAGTCCCATAGCTCTTCACGGCAG TGTTTACCTCTGGCAGTCACTATCGAGTGTTTTATGTTGTTATG CAGCCCAGTCCAGACTATTGCTCTGAAGAATCAAGGCGTATACAGTGCACTAAGTGTGGTAATTCACATATATGGGTATGCACAAATAGGAACAAGGCCAAGGCTAGATGGTGCCAG GATTGCTGTCAATATCATCAAGCCAAGGATGGAGATGGGTGGGTTGAGTACAAAGGTTCCTTGGTGTTTGATAGGCCTCGAAAG GTGGAAATACCACGTGCTTTTGTTTGTGCCGAGAGCAAGATCTTTGATGTTTCAGAATGGGCTATTTGTCAG GGAATGGCATGTAGACCAAACACCCATCGACCTAGCTTCCATGTAA
- the LOC107919091 gene encoding uncharacterized protein isoform X2, with the protein MEDIVLYKQGWKWLKSQKHVYSKAKTAVGCCRDKMGLLIEKHWPMVCSAFLNLWKFSRLLLVYWKDCLVRGFQSCSRLGSASLLVIMWSCFLSLTSMSCLLYLLLSMGAAGAAIQNLGYTPGLFIVGLFSILILWMYANFWMTGTLFIVGGYMFSLSHARLIVLIATTYSIYFVKDRVGWLGVFLSINLAFLSNDVLNYLVQRFDNVSETAHYEEPKESKPVMEDDLSGECEYSNPSIDSEKVQPCKSSSKSATTSVINQKEVSAKRVVKEETSSADEMTRILNCTDHYQALGIPRRTKIDTAVLKKEYKKKAMLVHPDKNMGSPLASESFKKLQCAYEVLSDSVKKRDYDEQLRKEESRTRSVCQESHSSSRQPSPDYCSEESRRIQCTKCGNSHIWVCTNRNKAKARWCQDCCQYHQAKDGDGWVEYKGSLVFDRPRKVEIPRAFVCAESKIFDVSEWAICQGMACRPNTHRPSFHVNMVGLEKTQRSNTSRYPWDLGAEMIDEDEEFELWLQQALASGLFCETSKRRKSWSPFKLPQKKSKRQWRRSST; encoded by the exons ATGGAGGATATAGTGCTGTATAAGCAAGGTTGGAAATGGTTAAAATCTCAGAAGCATGTTTATTCCAAGGCGAAAACAGCTGTTGGTTGTTGTAGAGATAAAATGGGGTTGTTAATTGAGAAGCATTGGCCTATGGTTTGTAGTGCATTTCTTAATCTCTGGAAGTTCTCAAGGTTGCTTTTGGTTTATTGGAAAGATTGTTTGGTGAGAGGGTTTCAGTCATGTAGCAGATTGGGTTCAGCTTCCTTGCTTGTTATAATGTGGAGTTGTTTCCTCAGCTTGACTTCCATGTCTTGCTTACTCTATCTACTTCTAAGTATG GGAGCTGCTGGAGCTGCCATTCAGAACTTAGGTTACACTCCCGGACTCTTTATTGTAGGATTGTTCAGCATTTTGATACTATGGATGTATGCTAACTTTTGGATGACGGGAACACTGTTTATAGTTGGAG GTTATATGTTCTCCTTAAGCCATGCACGGTTGATAGTCTTGATAGCAACTACATACTCTATTTACTTTGTCAAAGATCGAGTTGGTTGGCTTGGTGTTTTCCTATCAATAAACCTTGCATTTCTCTCGAACGATGTATTGAATTATTTGGTCCAACGTTTTGATAATGTGAGTGAAACCGCACATTATGAAGAGCCAAAGGAATCCAAACCAGTTATGGAAGATGATTTGTCTGGGGAATGTGAATACTCAAATCCTAGTATTGACTCTGAGAAGGTGCAGCCATGCAAGTCATCTAGCAAGTCTGCTACTACATCTGTTATTAACCAAAAAGAGGTTTCTGCAAAAAGAGTGGTCAAGGAAGAAACGAGTTCAGCTGATGAAATGACAAGAATATTGAATTGCACTGATCATTATCAAGCACTGGGGATTCCTCGTCGTACAAAAATTGACACTGCAGTCTTGAAAAAGGAATATAAAAAGAAG GCAATGCTTGTACATCCTGATAAAAATATGGGGAGTCCTTTAGCTAGTGAATCATTTAAGAAACTTCAATGTGCTTACGAG GTTCTTTCTGATTCCGTGAAAAAGAGGGACTATGATGAGCAATTAAGAAAGGAGGAATCCAGGACTCGGAGTGTCTGTCAAGAGTCCCATAGCTCTTCACGGCAG CCCAGTCCAGACTATTGCTCTGAAGAATCAAGGCGTATACAGTGCACTAAGTGTGGTAATTCACATATATGGGTATGCACAAATAGGAACAAGGCCAAGGCTAGATGGTGCCAG GATTGCTGTCAATATCATCAAGCCAAGGATGGAGATGGGTGGGTTGAGTACAAAGGTTCCTTGGTGTTTGATAGGCCTCGAAAG GTGGAAATACCACGTGCTTTTGTTTGTGCCGAGAGCAAGATCTTTGATGTTTCAGAATGGGCTATTTGTCAG GGAATGGCATGTAGACCAAACACCCATCGACCTAGCTTCCATGTAAACATGGTTGGATTGGAGAAGACACAAAGGTCCAACACAAGCAGATATCCTTGGGATTTGGGTGCTGAAATGattgatgaagatgaagaatTCGAGTTATGGCTTCAGCAGGCCTTAGCCTCTGGCCTCTTTTGCGAAACCTCTAAACGTAGAAAGAGTTGGAGTCCGTTTAAATTGCCTCAGAAGAAAAGTAAAAGGCAGTGGCGAAGATCTTCAACCTGA
- the LOC107919091 gene encoding uncharacterized protein isoform X1, which translates to MEDIVLYKQGWKWLKSQKHVYSKAKTAVGCCRDKMGLLIEKHWPMVCSAFLNLWKFSRLLLVYWKDCLVRGFQSCSRLGSASLLVIMWSCFLSLTSMSCLLYLLLSMGAAGAAIQNLGYTPGLFIVGLFSILILWMYANFWMTGTLFIVGGYMFSLSHARLIVLIATTYSIYFVKDRVGWLGVFLSINLAFLSNDVLNYLVQRFDNVSETAHYEEPKESKPVMEDDLSGECEYSNPSIDSEKVQPCKSSSKSATTSVINQKEVSAKRVVKEETSSADEMTRILNCTDHYQALGIPRRTKIDTAVLKKEYKKKAMLVHPDKNMGSPLASESFKKLQCAYEVLSDSVKKRDYDEQLRKEESRTRSVCQESHSSSRQQPSPDYCSEESRRIQCTKCGNSHIWVCTNRNKAKARWCQDCCQYHQAKDGDGWVEYKGSLVFDRPRKVEIPRAFVCAESKIFDVSEWAICQGMACRPNTHRPSFHVNMVGLEKTQRSNTSRYPWDLGAEMIDEDEEFELWLQQALASGLFCETSKRRKSWSPFKLPQKKSKRQWRRSST; encoded by the exons ATGGAGGATATAGTGCTGTATAAGCAAGGTTGGAAATGGTTAAAATCTCAGAAGCATGTTTATTCCAAGGCGAAAACAGCTGTTGGTTGTTGTAGAGATAAAATGGGGTTGTTAATTGAGAAGCATTGGCCTATGGTTTGTAGTGCATTTCTTAATCTCTGGAAGTTCTCAAGGTTGCTTTTGGTTTATTGGAAAGATTGTTTGGTGAGAGGGTTTCAGTCATGTAGCAGATTGGGTTCAGCTTCCTTGCTTGTTATAATGTGGAGTTGTTTCCTCAGCTTGACTTCCATGTCTTGCTTACTCTATCTACTTCTAAGTATG GGAGCTGCTGGAGCTGCCATTCAGAACTTAGGTTACACTCCCGGACTCTTTATTGTAGGATTGTTCAGCATTTTGATACTATGGATGTATGCTAACTTTTGGATGACGGGAACACTGTTTATAGTTGGAG GTTATATGTTCTCCTTAAGCCATGCACGGTTGATAGTCTTGATAGCAACTACATACTCTATTTACTTTGTCAAAGATCGAGTTGGTTGGCTTGGTGTTTTCCTATCAATAAACCTTGCATTTCTCTCGAACGATGTATTGAATTATTTGGTCCAACGTTTTGATAATGTGAGTGAAACCGCACATTATGAAGAGCCAAAGGAATCCAAACCAGTTATGGAAGATGATTTGTCTGGGGAATGTGAATACTCAAATCCTAGTATTGACTCTGAGAAGGTGCAGCCATGCAAGTCATCTAGCAAGTCTGCTACTACATCTGTTATTAACCAAAAAGAGGTTTCTGCAAAAAGAGTGGTCAAGGAAGAAACGAGTTCAGCTGATGAAATGACAAGAATATTGAATTGCACTGATCATTATCAAGCACTGGGGATTCCTCGTCGTACAAAAATTGACACTGCAGTCTTGAAAAAGGAATATAAAAAGAAG GCAATGCTTGTACATCCTGATAAAAATATGGGGAGTCCTTTAGCTAGTGAATCATTTAAGAAACTTCAATGTGCTTACGAG GTTCTTTCTGATTCCGTGAAAAAGAGGGACTATGATGAGCAATTAAGAAAGGAGGAATCCAGGACTCGGAGTGTCTGTCAAGAGTCCCATAGCTCTTCACGGCAG CAGCCCAGTCCAGACTATTGCTCTGAAGAATCAAGGCGTATACAGTGCACTAAGTGTGGTAATTCACATATATGGGTATGCACAAATAGGAACAAGGCCAAGGCTAGATGGTGCCAG GATTGCTGTCAATATCATCAAGCCAAGGATGGAGATGGGTGGGTTGAGTACAAAGGTTCCTTGGTGTTTGATAGGCCTCGAAAG GTGGAAATACCACGTGCTTTTGTTTGTGCCGAGAGCAAGATCTTTGATGTTTCAGAATGGGCTATTTGTCAG GGAATGGCATGTAGACCAAACACCCATCGACCTAGCTTCCATGTAAACATGGTTGGATTGGAGAAGACACAAAGGTCCAACACAAGCAGATATCCTTGGGATTTGGGTGCTGAAATGattgatgaagatgaagaatTCGAGTTATGGCTTCAGCAGGCCTTAGCCTCTGGCCTCTTTTGCGAAACCTCTAAACGTAGAAAGAGTTGGAGTCCGTTTAAATTGCCTCAGAAGAAAAGTAAAAGGCAGTGGCGAAGATCTTCAACCTGA